In Zea mays cultivar B73 chromosome 7, Zm-B73-REFERENCE-NAM-5.0, whole genome shotgun sequence, the following proteins share a genomic window:
- the LOC103631987 gene encoding putative leucine-rich repeat receptor-like protein kinase family protein isoform X1, which produces MGRGSCGCRHPLLAVLLPLLLVLAMVPESAQLQSSQTWSLLKIQQLLSYPPVLRTWGNGTDFCYGGDYKTASAFVECYGDSVTQLHIMGPGGAPPLPKTFNLDALFTTLTRLPDLRVLTLTGLGLWGPLPGKVSRLASLEIVNVSGNYLYGQLPEGLSRLGGLQTFIADDNMLSGELPGWLGRLASLAVLSLRNNSLQGAVPESVRDMGSLRSLALACNNLSGQVPDLSALTNLQAVDLSNNSLGPAFPRLGRKVASVVLSGNRFGNGVPAEEVASLYLLERLDVSRNRFVGPLPPALLALPSIEYLSVAGNRFTGLLAANMSCGENLRFVDVSSNLLTGTLPSCLKTLPSSSNSKQVTVLAASNCLSGGAGSTQHPALFCQNQALAVGIVPVQARGGGKAKGKAGAVAGAVAAALAAALLAGVAAFLFARRAAVRRAKARPPRRLVEHAASSMSVGGGGAYPSQLFADARYISQTVKLGALGVPAYRSFSLVELEAATNDFEVSRLMGQDAHGQMYRGTLGNGTAVTIRSLRVRRSQTSQAFNRHVEMISRLRHRHLVSALGHCFECSPDDATVTRLYLVFEYVHNGNLRSRISQGTEGRKLPWVQRISAAIGVAKGIQFLHGGIMPGLFANNLKITNILLDQNLVAKIGSYNIPILAETAKSEGGGGGGGSKYPSDSRVPPNGDKIDIYDFGVILLEVVTGRPITSIHEVEVMKEQLQSALTSESPGRRRALVDQAVSRACSDESARTVMEICLRCLAKEAEQRPSVEDVLWNLQFAAQVQDDWRGDSRSSASEESPLSPSQIPPRRDRETSAW; this is translated from the exons ATGGGTCGAGGGAGTTGCGGTTGCAGGCATCCTCTGCTCGCCGTCTTGCTGCCGTTGCTGCTAGTGCTAGCAATGGTGCCCGAGTCGGCGCAGCTGCAGTCGTCGCAGACGTGGTCGCTGCTCAAGATCCAGCAGCTGCTCAGCTACCCGCCGGTGCTCCGCACCTGGGGCAACGGCACCGACTTCTGCTACGGCGGGGACTACAAGACCGCCTCCGCCTTCGTCGAGTGCTACGGCGACAGCGTGACGCAGCTCCACATCATGGGCCCCGGCGGCGCCCCGCCGCTGCCCAAGACGTTCAACCTGGACGCCCTCTTCACGACGCTGACGAGGCTCCCCGACCTCCGGGTGCTGACGCTCACCGGGCTCGGCCTCTGGGGCCCGCTGCCGGGGAAGGTGTCGCGGCTGGCGTCGCTGGAGATCGTCAACGTCAGCGGCAACTACCTCTACGGGCAGCTCCCGGAGGGGCTATCCCGGCTGGGCGGCCTCCAGACGTTCATCGCCGACGACAACATGCTCTCCGGCGAGCTGCCCGGGTGGCTCGGGAGGCTGGCGTCGCTGGCCGTGCTCAGCCTCCGGAACAACTCGCTGCAGGGCGCGGTGCCGGAGTCCGTCCGGGACATGGGGTCGCTGCGGTCGCTGGCGCTCGCGTGCAACAACCTCTCCGGCCAGGTGCCGGACCTGAGCGCGCTGACGAACCTGCAGGCGGTGGACCTCTCCAACAACTCGCTTGGCCCGGCGTTCCCGCGCCTGGGGCGGAAGGTGGCCAGCGTCGTGCTCAGCGGCAACCGCTTCGGCAACGGGGTCCCCGCCGAGGAGGTCGCCTCGCTCTACCTCCTGGAGCGCCTGGACGTGTCGAGGAACCGGTTCGTCGGCCCGCTCCCGCCGGCGCTGCTCGCGCTCCCGTCCATCGAGTACCTCAGCGTCGCCGGAAACCGCTTCACGGGCCTGCTCGCCGCCAACATGTCCTGCGGCGAGAACCTCCGGTTCGTGGACGTGTCGTCGAACCTCCTGACGGGGACGCTCCCGTCGTGCCTGAAGACGCTCCCGTCGTCCTCCAACTCCAAGCAGGTGACGGTCCTGGCGGCGTCCAACTGCCTGTCCGGCGGCGCCGGCAGCACGCAGCACCCGGCCCTGTTCTGCCAGAACCAGGCGCTGGCCGTGGGCATCGTGCCCGTGCAGGCGCGGGGCGGCGGCAAGGCCAAGGGCAAGGCCGGAGCCGTGGCCGGCGCCGTGGCGGCCGCGCTGGCCGCCGCGCTGCTCGCCGGCGTGGCCGCGTTCCTCTTCGCGCGGAGGGCGGCCGTGAGGCGCGCCAAGGCCAGGCCGCCCCGGCGGCTGGTGGAGCACGCGGCGTCGTCCATGtcggtcggcggcggcggcgcgtacCCGTCGCAGCTGTTCGCCGACGCGCGGTACATCTCGCAGACGGTGAAGCTGGGCGCGCTGGGCGTCCCCGCGTACCGGTCCTTCTCGCTGGTGGAGCTGGAGGCGGCGACCAACGACTTCGAGGTGTCGCGCCTGATGGGGCAGGACGCGCACGGGCAGATGTACCGGGGCACGCTCGGCAACGGCACGGCGGTGACGATCCGGTCGCTGCGGGTGCGGCGCAGCCAGACGTCGCAGGCGTTCAACCGGCACGTGGAGATGATCTCCAGGCTGCGGCACCGGCACCTGGTGAGCGCCCTGGGGCACTGCTTCGAGTGCAGCCCCGACGACGCCACCGTCACGCGGCTGTACCTCGTGTTCGAGTACGTGCACAACGGGAACCTCAGGAGCAGGATCTCGC AGGGAACCGAAGGGAGGAAGCTGCCATGGGTGCAGAGGATCTCGGCGGCCATCGGCGTGGCCAAGGGCATCCAGTTCCTGCACGGGGGCATCATGCCGGGCCTCTTCGCCAACAACCTCAAGATCACCAACATCCTCCTGGACCAGAACCTCGTCGCCAAGATCGGCAGCTACAACATCCCTATCCTCGCCGAGACCGCCAAATCCGAG ggaggaggaggaggaggaggaagcaAGTATCCATCTGACAGCAG GGTGCCCCCCAATGGCGACAAGATCGACATCTACGATTTCGGCGTGATCCTGCTCGAGGTCGTGACCGGGAGGCCCATCACGTCCATACACGAGGTGGAGGTCATGAAGGAGCAG CTGCAGTCGGCGCTGACGTCGGAGAGCCCGGGGCGGCGGAGGGCGCTGGTGGACCAGGCGGTGAGCCGGGCGTGCTCCGACGAGTCGGCGCGGACGGTGATGGAGATCTGCCTGCGCTGCCTGGCCAAGGAGGCGGAGCAGCGGCCGTCGGTGGAGGACGTGCTGTGGAACCTGCAGTTCGCGGCGCAGGTGCAGGACGACTGGCGCGGGGACTCGCGGAGCAGCGCCAGCGAGGAGTCGCCGCTGTCGCCGTCGCAGATCCCGCCGCGGAGGGACAGGGAGACCAGCGCCTGGTAA
- the LOC100283749 gene encoding Ubiquitin-conjugating enzyme E2 2 — MSTPARKRLMRDFRRLQQDPPAGISGAPHDNNIMLWNAVIFGPDDTPWDGGTFKLTLQFTEDYPNKPPTVRFVSRMFHPNIYADGSICLDILQNQWSPIYDVAAILTSIQSLLCDPNPNSPANSEAARLFSENKREYNRKVREIVEQSWTAD, encoded by the exons ATGTCGACGCCGGCGAGGAAGCGGCTGATGCGGGACTTCAGGCGCCTGCAGCAGGACCCGCCCGCCGGGATCAGCGGCGCGCCGCACGACAACAACATCATGCTCTGGAACGCCGTCATATTCGG GCCGGATGATACGCCGTGGGACGGTG GCACGTTCAAGCTTACCTTGCAGTTTACAGAAGATTACCCAAACAAGCCACCAACTGTTCGATTTGTCTCTAGGATGTTTCATCCAAATA TATATGCTGATGGAAGCATCTGTTTGGATATCCTACAGAACCAGTGGAGTCCTATATATGATGTTGCTGCAATTTTAACTTCTATCCAG TCCCTGCTGTGTGATCCAAACCCAAACTCCCCTGCAAACTCAGAAGCAGCAAGACTGTTCAGCGAGAACAAGCGGGAGTACAACCGCAAAGTCCGTGAGATCGTGGAGCAGAGCTGGACAGCCGACTAG